TCGTTCCGATATCTTTTGGTCGAGATCGCGCTGTGTAATCGCGCCGGGCTGGGTGACCGACTGAAGCCGGGCTACTTCTTGTTCTGCCAGCTGCAGCCGTGACTCTGCCTGCTCCACCATGGCGGCGGCAATTTCACGGTCCGCCTCAAAGGAGCGCGGATCGATACGATACATTTTTGCGCCCTTCTCCAAATAGCTGCCTTCCATGAAATCGCGAGACTCAAGGAAACCTTGAATCCGTGCGCGAATATCCACAATGCGCGAAGCCTGTGTAATGCCAACATATTCATACATGACAGGCACGGTTTTCAGGCTTACGGTCGCCACTGTCACTTCCGGCGCAGAAGCGCCAGCCGCCGGCGGACGCTGCGCGTGTGCTGTAACTACAAAGAGTGCAGCCCAAAGGGCAAAAACAAAAATAGAAATGCTTCTTTTCACTGTGATTACTCCGGTAATTTATTTGTTTTCAGATTGGGCGCCGTCGGATAAAGAGAAGATAAACCGATGATCCTGAGCGTTAACCGGCGTCACTTTCACTGCGCCCTGCTTGCCGCGTTATTTTTTGACGTACCGTCTCTATTCCGGCTAACGAAAAGGCTAAGATATGATCTGTCAAATCGGCAACGGAGCTTTTATCCAACTTAAAAATCTTGCGGGGAATACTATTTTTATTTCCGGGGGTTGCCAAAACGCACTGCCCGATAATGCTCATTTCACACCAAGCAAGCTCTTTTTCAGGCGCCTCGGAACCCAAAAATTCCTTTAAAATGCTTTGTATAATTTTACGATCTTTTTCAATAACGGTTAATAACAAATCCTCCAGCAAACCGGTGGAATCAAATATTTCCGACCAGCGGATTTGATGGAGGTCGCCGAGATTTTCAGGGTCGAACATACGGCTGA
The DNA window shown above is from Candidatus Hydrogenedentota bacterium and carries:
- a CDS encoding CerR family C-terminal domain-containing protein, with amino-acid sequence MLSPKNGRSTKERIIEAACKVFAEKGYRDATHAEICQCAQANVASINYHFVSKENLYRVVFEHLSQRVQQLYPLDGALPSSASSEEKLRAYIQAHLSRMFDPENLGDLHQIRWSEIFDSTGLLEDLLLTVIEKDRKIIQSILKEFLGSEAPEKELAWCEMSIIGQCVLATPGNKNSIPRKIFKLDKSSVADLTDHILAFSLAGIETVRQKITRQAGRSESDAG